In one window of Nocardia brasiliensis DNA:
- a CDS encoding branched-chain amino acid aminotransferase, which produces MTVAAQFARVPHPAPAPAQRRQEVLAAPGFGRFFTDHMVSIDYTDGEWTNARVEPYGPLSLDPATMVFHYGQAIFEGLKAYRQNDGSVSCFRIDANAARFRRSARRMAMAELPEELFIESVRQLLEVDRDWVPAAGGEDSLYLRPFMFSTEAGLGVKPASGYKYLLMASPAGAYFPRGVKPVRVWLSTEYVRAAPGGTGEAKVAGNYAASLLAQAEATEKGCDQVVWLDACERRYVEEMGTNNLFFVFGSGSEARLVTPELSGSLLPGITRDSLLTLAADSGFPVEERKVSVEEWRKGAESGAITETFACGTAAVITPVGWVRSGDGEFTIGGGEPGEVTMALRDTLTGIQRGTFADIHGWMRGM; this is translated from the coding sequence ATGACCGTTGCTGCACAGTTTGCCCGTGTTCCGCATCCCGCGCCCGCCCCGGCGCAGCGGCGACAAGAGGTACTGGCGGCGCCCGGGTTCGGGCGGTTCTTCACCGACCACATGGTCTCGATCGATTACACCGACGGCGAGTGGACCAATGCGCGCGTCGAGCCGTACGGTCCGCTCTCGCTCGATCCCGCCACGATGGTCTTCCACTACGGCCAGGCCATTTTCGAAGGGTTGAAGGCGTACCGGCAGAACGACGGCAGCGTCTCCTGCTTCCGCATCGACGCGAACGCCGCCCGGTTCCGCAGGTCCGCCCGCCGGATGGCGATGGCCGAGCTGCCCGAAGAACTGTTCATCGAATCCGTGCGTCAGCTGCTCGAAGTCGACCGCGACTGGGTGCCCGCCGCAGGCGGCGAAGATTCGCTGTACCTGCGCCCGTTCATGTTCTCCACCGAGGCAGGCCTCGGCGTGAAGCCGGCGTCCGGCTACAAGTACCTGCTGATGGCTTCCCCGGCGGGCGCCTACTTCCCGCGCGGCGTGAAGCCGGTGCGGGTGTGGCTGTCCACCGAGTACGTGCGTGCCGCGCCGGGCGGCACCGGTGAGGCGAAGGTCGCGGGCAATTACGCCGCGTCGCTGCTCGCCCAGGCCGAGGCGACGGAGAAGGGCTGCGATCAGGTCGTCTGGCTCGACGCCTGCGAGCGCCGCTACGTCGAGGAGATGGGCACCAACAACCTGTTCTTCGTCTTCGGCTCCGGTTCCGAGGCCCGCCTGGTCACCCCGGAACTGTCCGGTTCGCTGCTGCCCGGCATCACCCGTGACTCGCTGCTCACCCTGGCCGCCGACTCCGGTTTCCCGGTGGAGGAGCGCAAGGTTTCGGTCGAGGAGTGGCGTAAGGGCGCCGAATCCGGCGCCATCACCGAGACTTTCGCGTGCGGCACCGCGGCCGTGATCACCCCCGTCGGCTGGGTTCGTTCCGGCGACGGCGAATTCACCATCGGCGGCGGCGAGCCCGGCGAGGTCACCATGGCACTGCGCGACACCCTCACCGGAATCCAGCGCGGCACCTTCGCCGACATCCACGGGTGGATGCGCGGCATGTAG
- a CDS encoding GNAT family N-acetyltransferase has product MDITVRQAARQDRDAVIEAFSLASPDEEVTAWVLEGYPFEQFGGQYVPNLIDRALDTDEIWLAGSGSEIWAVSIWQHAASMDRFEREAAEARELAASAPDLRPLQRMSHVLDLLTRTHPRAFPHRYLQVIVTVPEHRGKGAGGAILASQTKVASAAGVPAYLEASTERSARLYERNGFARTGIDHDLPDGGPTLRPMWFQG; this is encoded by the coding sequence ATGGACATCACGGTTCGACAGGCGGCCCGGCAGGATCGCGACGCGGTCATCGAGGCGTTCAGTCTCGCCAGCCCGGACGAGGAAGTGACCGCCTGGGTGCTGGAGGGGTATCCGTTCGAGCAGTTCGGTGGGCAGTACGTGCCGAATCTGATCGACCGCGCCCTCGACACCGACGAGATCTGGCTCGCTGGAAGCGGTTCGGAGATCTGGGCGGTCTCCATCTGGCAGCACGCCGCCTCGATGGACCGGTTCGAGCGCGAAGCGGCCGAGGCGCGGGAGTTGGCCGCGAGCGCACCGGACCTCCGTCCGCTGCAACGCATGTCGCACGTCCTCGACCTGCTGACCCGTACCCACCCCCGCGCATTCCCGCACCGATACCTGCAGGTGATCGTCACGGTGCCGGAGCATCGCGGCAAAGGCGCGGGCGGTGCGATCCTGGCATCCCAAACGAAAGTCGCGTCCGCGGCGGGGGTCCCCGCCTACCTCGAGGCGAGCACGGAACGGTCGGCACGGTTGTATGAGCGAAACGGGTTCGCCCGCACCGGCATCGACCACGACTTGCCGGACGGCGGACCGACGTTGCGGCCCATGTGGTTTCAGGGTTAG
- the gcvT gene encoding glycine cleavage system aminomethyltransferase GcvT, whose amino-acid sequence MTDSNLLQGPIHDVHVELGASFAPFGGWEMPVSYAGTVAEHQSVRTTVGLFDVSHLGKATVRGAGAADFVNSALTNDLGRIRPGKAQYTLCCTPEGGVIDDLIAYYVSDDEIFLVPNAANTAAVVAELQKVAPEGITVTDEHREYGVFAVQGPRSVEVLTALGLPTDMEYMAYADAQWDGRPVRVCRTGYTGEHGYELLPRWADAEPLFRALVAQVRAAGGQAAGLGARDTLRTEMGYPLHGHELSLEISPVQARTGWAVGWKKPEFWGKAALEQEKSAGPRRTLLGLKALDRGVLRQGQTVLRDGAPVGETTSGTFSPTLKVGIALALLDTEAGLEPGTEVEVDVRGRALRCEVVRPPFVETNTK is encoded by the coding sequence GTGACCGACTCGAACCTGCTGCAAGGCCCTATCCATGACGTACACGTCGAACTCGGTGCGAGCTTCGCTCCGTTCGGCGGGTGGGAAATGCCCGTCTCCTATGCGGGGACAGTGGCCGAACATCAGTCGGTCCGCACCACGGTCGGCCTGTTCGATGTGAGCCATCTCGGCAAGGCGACGGTGCGCGGTGCGGGCGCGGCCGATTTCGTGAACTCGGCGCTCACCAACGACCTGGGCCGCATTCGGCCGGGCAAGGCGCAGTACACCCTGTGCTGCACGCCCGAAGGCGGCGTGATCGACGACCTGATCGCCTACTACGTCAGCGACGACGAGATCTTCCTCGTGCCCAACGCCGCGAACACCGCGGCGGTCGTCGCCGAACTGCAGAAGGTGGCGCCGGAGGGCATCACCGTGACCGACGAGCACCGCGAATACGGCGTGTTCGCCGTCCAGGGCCCGCGCTCCGTCGAGGTGCTGACCGCGCTCGGCCTGCCCACCGACATGGAGTACATGGCCTACGCCGACGCGCAATGGGACGGCCGCCCGGTCCGCGTGTGCCGCACCGGGTACACCGGCGAGCACGGGTATGAGCTGCTGCCCCGTTGGGCCGACGCTGAGCCGCTGTTCCGCGCGCTCGTCGCACAGGTGCGCGCCGCCGGCGGTCAGGCCGCCGGCCTCGGCGCCCGCGACACCCTGCGCACCGAGATGGGTTACCCGCTGCACGGGCACGAACTGTCCCTGGAGATCTCGCCGGTGCAGGCCCGCACCGGCTGGGCCGTCGGCTGGAAGAAGCCGGAGTTCTGGGGCAAAGCCGCACTCGAGCAGGAGAAGTCGGCGGGCCCGCGCCGCACCCTGCTCGGGCTGAAGGCGCTCGACCGCGGCGTGCTGCGTCAGGGGCAGACGGTGCTGCGCGACGGTGCGCCGGTCGGCGAAACGACCTCGGGCACCTTCTCGCCGACCCTCAAGGTCGGCATCGCCCTCGCCCTCCTCGACACCGAAGCGGGCCTGGAGCCCGGCACCGAGGTCGAGGTCGACGTGCGTGGCCGCGCCCTGCGCTGCGAGGTCGTCCGGCCGCCGTTCGTGGAGACGAACACGAAGTAG